One genomic window of Nakamurella panacisegetis includes the following:
- a CDS encoding AAA family ATPase gives MSQRVRTRKQLADLPTPSPFIRSTLDLGTVALLAGYYGSLKSFIALDMFACAATGFAWNRREVEPGKVLYIAGEGAYGLHQRLNAWEEYRQTEIPSEGFQVLPEAVNLGDDNAVREVADLITAERFRYVAVDTLAKCMPAMDENSARDMGIAVTNLYRLRAATVSGTVLAVHHTGKDRSTIRGSSALEAGVDCVYKTEGDASLVQLTRTKRKDGPLDDVHRLAFQAVAGSESGVVVSQSGLGLRPGTETLLSHFQSHFGATGASGTQLFEVSGVPRATFYRSLNELVTGGVLVNTGTSKRPFYKEAS, from the coding sequence TTGTCCCAAAGAGTGCGGACCCGCAAACAACTCGCCGACCTCCCAACGCCTTCACCATTCATCCGCAGCACGCTTGACCTGGGGACCGTAGCGTTGCTGGCCGGCTACTACGGCTCCCTGAAATCGTTCATCGCCCTGGATATGTTCGCCTGCGCCGCAACCGGCTTCGCCTGGAACCGACGCGAGGTAGAACCAGGCAAGGTGTTGTACATCGCGGGCGAAGGGGCCTACGGGCTTCATCAGCGCCTCAACGCGTGGGAAGAATACCGGCAGACGGAGATCCCCTCAGAAGGCTTCCAGGTGCTGCCTGAGGCGGTCAATTTGGGGGACGACAACGCGGTCCGTGAAGTTGCCGATCTCATCACCGCTGAGCGCTTTCGGTACGTCGCGGTCGACACCTTGGCGAAGTGCATGCCGGCGATGGATGAGAACAGTGCCCGTGACATGGGGATCGCGGTCACCAACCTCTACCGACTCCGTGCGGCGACCGTTTCGGGCACGGTGCTCGCCGTCCACCACACAGGAAAAGACAGGTCGACGATCCGTGGATCGTCTGCGCTCGAAGCCGGCGTCGATTGCGTCTACAAAACCGAAGGTGACGCCTCACTGGTGCAACTCACTCGCACCAAGCGGAAGGACGGCCCGCTGGACGACGTGCACCGCCTCGCATTCCAGGCCGTGGCAGGCAGCGAATCCGGCGTAGTTGTGTCTCAGTCGGGGTTGGGACTCCGGCCCGGAACTGAGACGTTGCTGTCTCACTTTCAGTCTCACTTCGGAGCTACCGGAGCCTCTGGGACGCAACTGTTTGAAGTGTCTGGCGTTCCTCGCGCGACGTTCTACCGATCCCTAAACGAACTGGTCACAGGCGGTGTCTTGGTTAATACCGGGACAAGTAAGCGGCCGTTCTATAAGGAGGCCAGCTGA
- a CDS encoding recombinase family protein — MADLVTCGIYARISSDISGLALGVQRQIADCTTDAERRGWKVTETYVDNDVSATRSKVRPGYQKMIADIKRGHISGLVVWDVDRLTRTPRELEDIIDLADHHGLALASVGGDIDLATPQGRMTARIKGTVARHETEQQSRRLKRKLQERAESGKPHGAVAYGYRRVVEFDERGHQGGVHEELVPEQAEVIRKTARLLLGGQSLRSVVAQLNADGARTPRGLPWVSTTLRQIMLRDRNAGLRTHLGQVIGDGAWPAVYDKGTHDRVVALLTDPGRRSQKGSPRRHLLTGIARCGRDGCEGTMVVNKGRLQADGRRQPPAYTCAVCTRVRRKQAAVDKFVESVMIARLGMADALRVLATGDPAEVETARTTALDLEARLDLAADQYADGVLTGEQLRRITERLRPRIETAKSVVNTSMPAVWAQDMAGPRAEKHWAEASLDIKRTLIDMLCTITVLPTGSGRLFNPSDIRIEWREAEA, encoded by the coding sequence ATGGCCGACCTCGTGACCTGCGGAATCTACGCCCGCATCAGCTCCGACATCAGTGGTCTCGCGCTCGGTGTCCAACGTCAAATCGCCGACTGCACAACAGATGCCGAGCGACGCGGGTGGAAAGTCACAGAGACCTACGTCGACAACGACGTCAGCGCGACACGATCCAAGGTCCGCCCGGGGTATCAGAAGATGATCGCCGACATCAAGCGCGGACACATCAGCGGACTAGTTGTCTGGGACGTGGATCGCCTAACCAGGACGCCGCGGGAGCTCGAGGACATCATCGACCTGGCCGACCACCATGGCCTCGCGCTCGCATCTGTCGGCGGGGACATCGACCTAGCGACACCACAGGGACGGATGACCGCCCGGATCAAAGGCACTGTGGCCCGACACGAAACAGAGCAACAGTCGCGCCGATTGAAGCGCAAGCTGCAGGAGCGGGCTGAATCCGGCAAGCCGCACGGAGCGGTGGCCTACGGGTACCGGCGCGTTGTTGAGTTTGACGAGCGCGGCCACCAAGGTGGTGTTCATGAGGAACTCGTCCCGGAGCAGGCCGAAGTTATCCGCAAGACCGCCCGCCTTTTGCTCGGTGGGCAATCGCTTCGGTCTGTGGTCGCACAGCTCAATGCTGACGGTGCCCGGACCCCGCGAGGTCTCCCTTGGGTGTCGACGACGCTGCGGCAGATCATGCTTAGGGACAGGAACGCCGGGTTGAGGACCCATCTCGGCCAGGTGATCGGTGACGGCGCATGGCCGGCCGTGTACGACAAGGGGACACATGACCGGGTCGTCGCGCTGCTGACCGATCCGGGCCGTCGCTCCCAAAAGGGCTCTCCTCGGAGGCATCTGCTCACCGGTATCGCCAGGTGCGGGCGCGACGGATGCGAGGGGACGATGGTTGTCAACAAGGGCCGATTGCAGGCTGACGGACGACGACAACCGCCCGCATATACATGCGCGGTATGCACTCGGGTTCGGCGGAAGCAGGCCGCAGTGGACAAGTTCGTCGAATCGGTCATGATCGCTCGCTTGGGTATGGCCGACGCGCTCCGCGTTCTGGCGACAGGCGATCCCGCAGAAGTCGAGACCGCGCGGACCACCGCATTGGATCTTGAAGCACGCTTGGATCTGGCCGCCGACCAATACGCTGACGGAGTCCTTACAGGGGAGCAGCTACGCCGGATCACTGAGCGGCTGCGCCCGCGAATCGAGACAGCGAAGTCCGTCGTGAACACCAGTATGCCCGCGGTTTGGGCTCAGGACATGGCCGGTCCGAGGGCAGAGAAGCACTGGGCGGAGGCGAGTCTTGACATCAAGCGGACCTTGATTGACATGCTGTGCACTATCACGGTCCTACCCACCGGGTCGGGCAGGTTGTTCAACCCGAGTGACATCCGAATTGAATGGCGGGAAGCAGAAGCATGA